GGCCGCCAGTCATGAATTGATAATCAACACTGTTGCGGAAGGAGTCACACATGCAACCATGGAAGCCAGCCAATCCAGTACCCTTTTCAATAGTCTTGCAAAGATTTTCAACTTCTGCTTTTTCAATGGTTGACATTGTAATCACAGGGACAATCAGGTTGTAGCGAGACAAATCTGGATCCCGAAAGGCTTCAGTCCCCTCAACCACATCAACAGCAAAGTGGTTATTTTCAAGAATCTCTTTTGTGATTTCTGTGCTCTCTTGGGGTGTATGCCCTTCCCATCCTCCCCAAGCAATCAACGCTTTTTTCTGTGCCATCTGTCCTCTTAGTCAAGTTGTCCAAAGGGTAAATTAGTCTTCATTAATGCAGGCCGTTCACAGGTTGTCTGCATGCTTATGCTGGTGCCAGTTTCAGCGGCTTTGAGAAAGCCTGTCATGATCTCAAGCACATGTAAACCCAACTGGCCATTAGCTCGATGTGGCCTCTCTGTCCTGATCGCTTGGGCAAGGTCAGCTAAACCAATACTTCGATAGTTATCATCAGCATAGGGGAACTCAATCGTAGCAGAGTTCCAGTCTGCTTTGACTTCACTCGACTTGACCTCACCATCAAACCGATTGGGATCTGGGATCAACATCGAACCTTTTGTTCCATAGAGTTCCATTGGCAGGTGAGTATGCTGCCATACATCAAAACTCATCGTGATTGTCAGCAGGGCCCCATTTACAAATTCAGCAACACCACTCAGATGAGTAGGCGTCTTGACAGGCACTGTCTGACCGGCTCTGGCTCCAGAGGCAATTGTTCTGGAGGTACGAAACGCTTTCCCAAAGCCTGTGACCCGGGCAACTGGACCCAAGAGATTGACGAAAGCCGTTAGGTAGTAAGGCCCCATGTCCAGCATAGGGCCTCCTCCAGAGAGATAGTAAAAGTCAGGATCCGGATGCCACAATTCATGACCAGGAACCATCATAAAAGCGGTGCAGGCCAAGGGATCACCAATCTTCCCAGAATCCAGCAATTGTCGTGTTTTCTGATGCGAACCGCCAAGAAAAGTATCTGGAGCAGAACCAACTCGTAATCCTCGATCTTTTGCGAGAGCAAGCAATTCAATTCCTTCGTTGACATTCAAACCAAGGGGTTTTTCAGTATAAACGTGCTTACCGCTCTCTAGAACTTGTTTGGCAACTGAGATATGAGAATCGGGAGTCGTCAAATTCAGGATAATCTCAATAGATTGATCTTGGAGGAGGGAATCAATCGATTGAACTTGCAATCCCCATTGATCCGCCTTTGCATGTGCTCGTTCATTTTTCAGGTCAGCACAATAGGCAATGTTCAAGATCGGGAAATTTTTGGAGGCGTTTAGATAAGCATCAAATATATTGCCACATCCAATGATACCAACCTTGACTGGGGTCATGATTTTTTCCAGAAAGTATACTGGTCAAGGGTTAGAAAGTGTTCAAATCATCAGGGAGAAAAATAATCAGCAATCTCGGTTGCTAATCTTTCCATCAGGTAAAGTCGTACTACAAAATTTTGCCTCTGAAATGGAAGCGTTGGTTAAGTTGGCCTTGTATAAATCTGCTTTACTGAGATCAGCGAACATCAGGTTGGCACTGCCGAGATTGGCGCGCCGCAAGTCTGAGCTCACCAGCAAAGCACCCTCAAGGTTCGCTTGACGGATCTTTGCGCTATCTAATTTAGCCCCTGTTAAGTCTGCCACACTGAGATTGGCTTCTGTTAGGTCCGCATTGCTCAGATTGGCTTTTTTCAAAGCTGCTCCACTCAGATTCGCACGCCGCAAATCCATTCCGGATAGATCAGCCCCTTCAAAATCTCCTGTGGGACAGCTGTTGGTGTCTTTAAGTTTCTGTAAATCTTCTTGATTCATAACTATCTCAATTAAGAATTTTAGACGATAGATTTAATCAGTGAAAAGGGAGGACGATATGCATGTTGCAATTGTGGCTCACAGAAAGAGTTCGGATACCTAGTCTGCTATCAACAGGTAGTCAAGTCATTCACAACACATCATTTTTTCTCATTCAGCAAACCCATCTTATGCAAAGTCCTAGAATTAAAGAAATCGAATTTACACTCTTTGAGGTCAGCATCCCCAATATCGCAGCAGATCCTTCGGGATTTGGAGTTTGGTACGAACCTGGAGTCGGTACTCCTCAAAAACGGTTTGGTGTCCGAATTTTCACGGATGAGGGTGTAGTTGGAGAGTATGTCCCTCCAAGGTCGCGCGCCACAGTGTTGATGTCTGCAGGAGTTGCCTTGGCTCACGCTCTCCTCAACAAACCAGTATTGGAGCGGGAGAGACACTATCAAACGATGCGGAGACTCACCAAACACGTTGGCGAAGCTGGTATTGGGGCTCTGGACATTGCACTTTGGGATCTGGCTGGCAAATGTTGTGGTCTCTCGATTGCCCAAATACTGGGAGGTCATCGTTGGCAATTACCTGCGTATGCGAGCACGATTCCTGGAGATGAACAGCAAGGGGGCTTGAGCCACCCCGAAGCCTATGCTGATTTTGCAGAAAGCTGTTTGGAACTTGGCTATCAGGGCTTCAAGATGCACGGCTGGAAAGAAGGAGATCTGAAAAGAGAGTCGATGATGATTCGAGCTGTTGCCGAGCGAGTTGGTGGAAAAATGGAAGTGATGTATGATGCTGCTTGCCATCTAAAAACCCTCACCGATGCGATTCGGCTAGGCCGAGTTTGTGATGAGTACAACCTACTCTGGTACGAAGATCCTTTCGCAGATGGAGGTCTAAGCTTTTCGGGTCACAAGCTTCTCAAGGAAAAAGTTCAAACCCCGATCATGATTGGTGAGCATGTCCGCACTGTAGAGACACATACAGATTTGATGATCTCCGGTGCGACGGATTTTGGTCGGGTTGATCCTGACTATGATGGAGGCATCACAGGTTGCTACAAAGCTGCGATTGCAGCCGAAGCAATGGGAATTGATGTGGAGGTGCATTCTTGTGGTCCTGCAATGCGCCAACTGATGGCGGCTCTTTCCCGCAGCAACTACTATGAAGTCAATCTGGTCCATCCTGCTGCCCCAAACCCTTGGCAACTCCCAATTTATCTAGATGGCTATTCCGATCAGTTAGACTGTATCAATTCCGATGGAATGGTGGGGGTGTCTCAGTCTCCAGGTTTGGGGGTGGACTATGACTGGGATCTGATTGAAAAAACAAAAATAGACCGGGTTGTTGTCAAGTGAGTGAGAGATTGCAGCTTATAGATCATCATAATGAATCTCCAGGCCAAATCCTGGTCCGTCTGGTGGACGAACGAGTCCACCTGCCTCAGGCTTGAAGGAGTTTGGCGGACATTTGTCGAAAAGCCACTGGTGAAACATGTGGTATTCCACTGAGTCGAGATTAGGCAGACTTGCTGCCAGGTGCAGACTTGCTGCGAGAAGAATTCCAGTTGAAGAAGCGTGAAGAGTGCAAGGAAGATGAAAAGCTGCAGCAAGGTCTGCGATCCTGCGTCCCTCGGAGATGCCTCCACAGGCTGCGATGTCAAATTGTACAAACTCGACTGCTCGATGAGTGATCAACTCACGAAATCGGTCAATACCCGTCTCAGTCTCGTTCCCACAGACAGGAATTGGGCTGAGAGCATTGACCTTTGCTTGGCCACTAACATCATCCGGTGAAACAGGGGCTTCCAGCCAGTAAATTGCATAAGGCTCAAAAGCCTGCGCCATCTGCAGTGATTTTGGAACATTCAGGGTGTAGTTGGCATCGACCATCAGACGTGCATTTGGTCCAATAGCATCCCTGGCTGCCTTGACACGCTTGACGTCTTCTTCCAAAGAAACTCCACCAACCTTCATCTTCACATCACTGAATCCCTGCACCAGGTAGCCTTGCATCTCTTCAGCAAGGGCAGTTTCATCCTTGCCTTTCCCGTACAAACCAGCACTGGCATAGCAAGGAACCTGATCTGTGAAGGCTCCCAGGAGTTGGTAAACTGGAGCCTGCAAGGCTTTTCCAACTAAATCCCACAGAGCGAGATCAACAGCACTGAGAGCGATTGAGAGAATTCCTCTTCGTGCATTCAAGGCGGTCGTCTCCCAAACCTCTGCAAAGATTTTTGTGTGGTAGCGAGGGTCTTGTCCAATCAATCTTGGGCCAATATCCTCTTCAATGGTTAGCATCAAAGCCTTTGGCGATGCCCCAGGAGTCCAGCCTTCTCCAACTCCAACGAGTCCATTATCCGTTTCGATAAAAACCAGGACAATGTCTTTCTTTGCCCAGCGTTGCTGAGAATTCCAAAAGCGGTCATCCAGTTCGAAAGCCAGATGTTTCGTCACAACTCGTTGTATTTTC
The SAR324 cluster bacterium DNA segment above includes these coding regions:
- a CDS encoding Gfo/Idh/MocA family oxidoreductase; translation: MTPVKVGIIGCGNIFDAYLNASKNFPILNIAYCADLKNERAHAKADQWGLQVQSIDSLLQDQSIEIILNLTTPDSHISVAKQVLESGKHVYTEKPLGLNVNEGIELLALAKDRGLRVGSAPDTFLGGSHQKTRQLLDSGKIGDPLACTAFMMVPGHELWHPDPDFYYLSGGGPMLDMGPYYLTAFVNLLGPVARVTGFGKAFRTSRTIASGARAGQTVPVKTPTHLSGVAEFVNGALLTITMSFDVWQHTHLPMELYGTKGSMLIPDPNRFDGEVKSSEVKADWNSATIEFPYADDNYRSIGLADLAQAIRTERPHRANGQLGLHVLEIMTGFLKAAETGTSISMQTTCERPALMKTNLPFGQLD
- a CDS encoding pentapeptide repeat-containing protein — protein: MNQEDLQKLKDTNSCPTGDFEGADLSGMDLRRANLSGAALKKANLSNADLTEANLSVADLTGAKLDSAKIRQANLEGALLVSSDLRRANLGSANLMFADLSKADLYKANLTNASISEAKFCSTTLPDGKISNRDC
- a CDS encoding enolase C-terminal domain-like protein; the protein is MQSPRIKEIEFTLFEVSIPNIAADPSGFGVWYEPGVGTPQKRFGVRIFTDEGVVGEYVPPRSRATVLMSAGVALAHALLNKPVLERERHYQTMRRLTKHVGEAGIGALDIALWDLAGKCCGLSIAQILGGHRWQLPAYASTIPGDEQQGGLSHPEAYADFAESCLELGYQGFKMHGWKEGDLKRESMMIRAVAERVGGKMEVMYDAACHLKTLTDAIRLGRVCDEYNLLWYEDPFADGGLSFSGHKLLKEKVQTPIMIGEHVRTVETHTDLMISGATDFGRVDPDYDGGITGCYKAAIAAEAMGIDVEVHSCGPAMRQLMAALSRSNYYEVNLVHPAAPNPWQLPIYLDGYSDQLDCINSDGMVGVSQSPGLGVDYDWDLIEKTKIDRVVVK
- a CDS encoding mandelate racemase/muconate lactonizing enzyme family protein, coding for MKIQRVVTKHLAFELDDRFWNSQQRWAKKDIVLVFIETDNGLVGVGEGWTPGASPKALMLTIEEDIGPRLIGQDPRYHTKIFAEVWETTALNARRGILSIALSAVDLALWDLVGKALQAPVYQLLGAFTDQVPCYASAGLYGKGKDETALAEEMQGYLVQGFSDVKMKVGGVSLEEDVKRVKAARDAIGPNARLMVDANYTLNVPKSLQMAQAFEPYAIYWLEAPVSPDDVSGQAKVNALSPIPVCGNETETGIDRFRELITHRAVEFVQFDIAACGGISEGRRIADLAAAFHLPCTLHASSTGILLAASLHLAASLPNLDSVEYHMFHQWLFDKCPPNSFKPEAGGLVRPPDGPGFGLEIHYDDL